Proteins co-encoded in one Setaria viridis chromosome 9, Setaria_viridis_v4.0, whole genome shotgun sequence genomic window:
- the LOC117835117 gene encoding uncharacterized protein, translated as MQCNSQMRRLPETEMSKRLVPHTCSPAADLLPDDVLLDIFLRLPPEPTHLFVASLICLRWRRLIRDPAFLVRFRAFHRATPVLGFYQNIRDGSRCGIRFVPIADPAPRLSALKEYQNGACRVLDCRHGRVLICDEVFESLFVWDPMAAESFDVGSLPEFSGEENFTAVLVCTPGHDDHTDCHSAPFRIVLVDNSDDDEELLVSVCVFSSETEAWGEWTSISPPSLVSTDSAAVVGGFVYWMLGSDEDNYQDHILGFEMQTRRLDLIELPKEVQEKYKSDIHLMPAEDGGIGFAGVNLSSLHFWSRKTDNEGAAGWALIRIIDMAMLPISHKLAGDMLLWSSVAGFADDSDVLFLHSEAGVFMINLRSKQLKEVPQASDNAIYIYPYTSFYSRGPDIIKDDKDMALKYRKKKMQAAAQVEAVDKEQTESSSSGHQVHKLLTK; from the exons atgcaatgcaattcCCAAATGCGCCGGCTGCCAGAGACAGAAATGTCGAAGCGCCTCGTGCCGCACAcctgctcgccggcggccgatcTGCTGCCGGACGACGTCCTCCTCGacatcttcctccgcctcccaccGGAGCCTACGCACCTCTTCGTCGCCTCCCTCATCTGCCTGCGCTGGCGCCGCCTCATCCGCGACCCCGCCTTCCTCGTCCGCTTTCGCGCATTCCATCGAGCAACCCCCGTGCTCGGCTTCTACCAGAACATCCGCGATGGCTCCCGCTGTGGCATCCGCTTCGTCCCCATCGCCGATCCAGCCCCGAGGCTCTCCGCGCTTAAAGAATACCAGAACGGGGCGTGCCGGGTGCTCGactgccgccacggccgcgtcctcATCTGCGACGAGGTGTTCGAGTCGCTCTTCGTCTGGGACCCCATGGCCGCCGAATCGTTCGATGTGGGCTCGCTCCCGGAGTTCAGTGGCGAAGAGAACTTCACCGCCGTTCTAGTCTGTACGCCTGGGCACGATGACCATACCGACTGCCACTCCGCCCCGTTCCGAATCGTCTTGGTGGACAACAGTGATGACGACGAAGAATTACTGGTATCTGTTTGCGTCTTCTCCTCAGAGACCGAAGCCTGGGGTGAATGGACTTCAATCAGCCCCCCATCCCTCGTTAGCACAGACTCGGCCGCGGTCGTGGGTGGTTTTGTGTACTGGATGCTTGGTTCTGATGAGGACAATTACCAGGACCACATTCTTGGGTTTGAAATGCAAACCAGGAGATTGGATTTGATTGAGCTGCCAAAGGAAGTCCAGGAAAAATACAAGTCGGATATTCATCTTATGCCAGCAGAGGACGGTGGCATTGGTTTCGCTGGCGTGAATCTGTCTAGTCTCCATTTCTGGTCCAGGAAGACTGACAATGAAGGTGCTGCCGGATGGGCATTAATCAGGATAATCGACATGGCGATGCTCCCAATATCTCATAAGCTAGCTGGAGATATGTTATTGTGGTCATCTGTAGCTGGATTTGCTGACGATAGTGATGTACTTTTCCTGCACTCAGAAGCTGGTGTCTTCATGatcaatctcaggtctaagcaGCTCAAGGAAGTGCCTCAAGCAAGTGACAATGCCATTTACATTTATCCCTACACAAGCTTCTACTCTCGTG GTCCCGACATTATCAAGGATGATAAAGATATGGCATTAAAGTACCGAAAGAAGAAGATGCAGGCAGCTGCTCAGGTGGAGGCCGTGGATAAAGAGCAAACAGAGTCGTCATCCTCGGGACATCAG GTTCATAAGCTGCTTACCAAGTGA